A single region of the Plantactinospora soyae genome encodes:
- a CDS encoding MFS transporter yields the protein MVSAGPASAEPPPSAWAPLRVATYRNLWVAMLVANIGTWMQTVGAQWLLIDERNASTLVSLVQTASMLPILLLALPSGALADTLDRRRLLIAVQFFIVGVGVALTLLTATGRMPPALLLTLTFAFGVGQALTLPAWAAVIPDLVPRNLLQSASGLGSISVNVARSVGPALAGLLIAWTGVPLVFALNTLAFLFFAFVLIRWRPGNARSVEVPERFTAALRAGGRYVRHSPIVQRLLLRALLFLVPGSALWALLPLVASRQLGLSSGGYGVLLAALGVGAVAGGLVLPWVRSRLSPNQFLLIAGMAYGLAMLVVALVKIEAVVLIALVPAGLAWVTVLSNVNAEIQLFLPGWVRARGLAVYQVCFAGGQALGALAWGIVADASSLVVAHLAAAVLMIGGALTVRMWPLPDLRAVERDPATHWPDLDLVHEPDPSVGPVMVIMTYTVREEHRERFVTAMEEVRAARQRTGAMRWGLFREGESADLFVEVYELPSWDEHLRQHGGRLTKADQAAELRALAHADGVPQVSHLLPAEANP from the coding sequence ATGGTCAGCGCCGGGCCGGCTTCCGCCGAGCCACCACCCTCGGCGTGGGCGCCGCTGCGGGTGGCGACCTACCGCAACCTCTGGGTGGCGATGCTGGTCGCCAACATCGGTACCTGGATGCAGACCGTCGGTGCCCAGTGGCTGCTGATCGACGAACGGAACGCCTCCACCCTGGTCTCCCTGGTGCAGACCGCCAGCATGCTGCCGATCCTGCTGCTCGCGTTGCCCTCCGGCGCCCTGGCGGACACGCTCGACCGGCGGCGGCTGCTGATCGCCGTACAGTTCTTCATCGTCGGGGTGGGTGTGGCACTGACGTTGCTCACCGCGACCGGGCGGATGCCCCCGGCGCTGCTGCTCACCCTGACCTTCGCCTTCGGGGTCGGCCAGGCGCTCACCCTGCCGGCGTGGGCGGCGGTCATTCCCGACCTGGTGCCGCGCAACCTGTTGCAGTCCGCCTCCGGACTCGGCTCGATCAGTGTCAACGTGGCCCGGTCGGTCGGCCCGGCGCTGGCCGGCCTGCTGATCGCCTGGACCGGGGTACCGCTGGTCTTCGCGCTCAACACCCTGGCCTTCCTGTTCTTCGCGTTCGTCCTGATCCGCTGGCGACCGGGTAACGCCCGCTCGGTCGAGGTGCCGGAGCGGTTCACCGCCGCGCTACGGGCCGGCGGCCGGTACGTCCGGCACTCGCCGATCGTGCAGCGGCTGCTGCTGCGGGCCCTGCTCTTCCTGGTACCCGGCAGTGCGTTGTGGGCGCTGCTGCCGCTGGTCGCCAGCCGGCAACTCGGGCTCTCCTCCGGCGGGTACGGCGTACTGCTGGCCGCCCTCGGCGTCGGTGCGGTCGCGGGCGGGCTGGTGCTGCCCTGGGTACGGTCCCGGCTCTCGCCGAACCAGTTCCTGCTGATCGCCGGGATGGCGTACGGGCTGGCCATGCTCGTGGTGGCGCTGGTCAAGATCGAGGCGGTGGTGCTGATCGCCCTGGTGCCGGCCGGTCTGGCCTGGGTGACGGTGCTGTCCAACGTCAACGCCGAGATCCAGCTCTTCCTCCCCGGCTGGGTACGCGCCCGGGGGCTGGCCGTCTACCAGGTGTGCTTCGCCGGCGGGCAGGCGCTCGGCGCACTGGCCTGGGGCATCGTCGCGGACGCGTCGAGCCTGGTCGTCGCCCATCTGGCCGCCGCCGTGCTGATGATCGGAGGTGCGTTGACCGTACGGATGTGGCCGCTGCCGGACCTCCGCGCCGTCGAGCGGGATCCGGCGACGCACTGGCCGGATCTCGACCTGGTGCACGAACCCGATCCGAGTGTCGGGCCGGTGATGGTCATCATGACCTACACCGTCCGGGAGGAGCATCGGGAGCGGTTCGTGACGGCCATGGAGGAGGTCCGGGCCGCCCGGCAGCGCACCGGGGCGATGCGTTGGGGCCTGTTCCGGGAGGGCGAGTCGGCGGACCTCTTCGTCGAGGTCTACGAACTGCCCTCCTGGGACGAGCACCTGCGGCAGCACGGTGGCCGGTTGACCAAGGCCGACCAGGCGGCCGAGTTGCGCGCACTGGCCCATGCCGACGGGGTACCGCAGGTCAGCCACCTGCTGCCGGCCGAGGCCAACCCGTAG
- a CDS encoding deoxyguanosinetriphosphate triphosphohydrolase, producing MPGVGTGDVVGEPDAERMVAEPAKDSGYGRSPYQRDRARVLHSAGFRRLAAKTQVHTAGTDDFLRTRLTHSLEVAQIAREMGGRLGCDPDIVDVAGLAHDLGHPPFGHNGEDALDVLAQGCGGFEGNAQTLRVLTRLEAKVLRPDGGSAGLNLTRASLDATCKYPWPRRPGQPKFGVYADDADTFAWLRRGGPGDDTRCLEAQVMDWADDVAYSVHDVEDGIHGGYLRLRLPPLRTDPDERAALCADVAGRYSTESAGALAEVLVELLADPVLAPLVDYDGSHRALAALKATTSVLTGRFVAAAVGATQDRFGGGPLRRYAADLVVPRRIRAECALLKGMALRYVMRRPGAQGWYERQREILTELVEVLVARAPEPLDPVFAPLWKAAPDDAARLRVVIDQVASLTDPAATAWHRRLTAAG from the coding sequence ATGCCAGGGGTGGGCACCGGCGACGTGGTCGGCGAGCCCGACGCGGAGCGGATGGTGGCCGAGCCGGCGAAGGACAGCGGCTACGGGCGGAGCCCCTACCAGCGGGACCGGGCCCGGGTGCTGCACTCGGCGGGCTTCCGGCGGTTGGCCGCGAAGACCCAGGTGCACACCGCGGGCACCGACGACTTCCTCCGGACCCGGCTGACCCACTCCCTGGAGGTCGCCCAGATCGCCCGGGAGATGGGTGGCCGGCTCGGCTGCGACCCCGACATCGTGGACGTCGCCGGGCTCGCGCACGACCTCGGTCATCCGCCGTTCGGGCACAACGGCGAGGACGCCCTGGACGTTCTCGCGCAGGGCTGCGGCGGCTTCGAGGGGAACGCCCAGACGCTGCGCGTACTGACCCGGCTGGAGGCCAAGGTACTCCGCCCGGACGGCGGGTCGGCCGGTCTCAACCTGACCCGGGCATCGCTCGACGCGACCTGCAAGTACCCATGGCCGCGTCGGCCCGGACAGCCCAAGTTCGGGGTGTACGCCGACGACGCCGACACCTTCGCCTGGCTGCGCCGGGGTGGCCCGGGCGACGACACGCGCTGCCTGGAGGCCCAGGTGATGGACTGGGCGGACGACGTCGCGTACTCGGTGCACGACGTCGAGGACGGCATCCACGGCGGCTATCTGCGGTTACGGCTGCCGCCGTTGCGTACCGACCCCGACGAGCGGGCCGCGCTCTGCGCCGACGTCGCCGGGCGGTACTCGACGGAGTCGGCCGGCGCGCTGGCCGAGGTGCTGGTGGAACTGCTGGCCGATCCGGTGCTGGCGCCACTGGTCGACTACGACGGCAGCCACCGGGCGCTGGCCGCGCTCAAGGCCACCACCAGCGTGTTGACCGGGCGCTTCGTCGCGGCGGCGGTAGGGGCGACCCAGGACCGGTTCGGCGGCGGCCCGCTGCGCCGGTACGCCGCAGACCTCGTCGTACCCCGGCGGATCCGGGCGGAGTGCGCCCTGCTCAAGGGGATGGCGCTGCGGTACGTGATGCGTCGCCCCGGCGCCCAGGGCTGGTACGAGCGCCAGCGGGAGATCCTGACCGAACTGGTGGAGGTGCTGGTGGCACGGGCGCCGGAACCACTGGACCCGGTCTTCGCGCCGCTGTGGAAGGCCGCGCCCGACGACGCCGCCCGGCTGCGGGTGGTGATCGACCAGGTGGCCTCGCTGACCGACCCGGCGGCGACGGCCTGGCACCGGCGCCTCACCGCCGCCGGCTGA
- a CDS encoding NAD(P)/FAD-dependent oxidoreductase, with translation MVEHVVVIGAGVYGAAVTASLTRRGARVTVVDAGAPGSGTSGATFSWTNSCGKQPRTYHDLSVASMAAHRKLAAEVPHGDWYHEGGNLEWAADDAGRAKLREKVDGVLDYGYEARWLDRAEAVRLEPDIDPAALPAYEIAYFPREGWIEPTRLIAHLLSNAVARGAELVRNDAVTGLEVTAGTVRAVRLASGRRLGTDAVVNCAGPRADRIAALAGLALPMRNTRGVLVYTSPVAVSVSRVVHAPLVHLRPDGAGRLLLHSEEIDGATYRSAGGTVEVEPSAVEQVVEAGRALYPGIRAATVESVRVGERPIPGDGLPVLGRAVELPNFHFAVSHSGATLSVHAGDLVAAEVLGADHADALAAFRFERLGPAAR, from the coding sequence ATGGTCGAGCACGTGGTGGTGATCGGTGCCGGGGTCTACGGGGCGGCGGTGACCGCCTCGCTGACCCGGCGGGGGGCCAGGGTCACCGTCGTGGACGCCGGTGCGCCGGGAAGCGGCACCTCCGGCGCGACATTCTCCTGGACCAACTCCTGCGGCAAGCAGCCCCGGACCTACCACGACCTCAGCGTGGCGAGCATGGCGGCACACCGGAAACTGGCGGCCGAGGTGCCGCACGGCGACTGGTACCACGAGGGCGGCAACCTGGAGTGGGCCGCCGACGACGCCGGGCGGGCGAAGCTGCGCGAGAAGGTCGACGGCGTCCTCGACTACGGGTACGAGGCACGTTGGCTCGACCGCGCCGAGGCCGTACGCCTCGAACCCGACATCGACCCGGCCGCGCTTCCGGCGTACGAGATCGCCTACTTTCCGCGCGAGGGCTGGATCGAGCCGACCCGCCTGATCGCCCACCTGCTCTCGAACGCGGTCGCCCGGGGCGCCGAACTCGTCCGGAACGACGCCGTGACCGGCCTGGAGGTGACCGCCGGGACGGTACGCGCGGTCCGGCTCGCCTCCGGGCGGCGGCTCGGCACGGATGCCGTCGTCAACTGTGCGGGGCCACGGGCCGACCGGATCGCCGCCCTCGCCGGACTGGCCCTGCCGATGCGCAACACCCGGGGCGTGCTCGTCTACACCTCGCCGGTCGCGGTTTCGGTGTCCCGGGTCGTCCACGCCCCACTGGTCCACCTGCGTCCCGACGGCGCCGGACGGCTGCTGCTGCACAGCGAGGAGATCGACGGTGCGACGTACCGGTCCGCCGGCGGGACGGTCGAGGTCGAGCCGTCGGCGGTCGAGCAGGTGGTCGAGGCGGGCCGGGCGCTCTACCCGGGGATCCGGGCCGCCACCGTGGAGAGCGTCCGGGTGGGGGAGCGGCCCATCCCCGGCGACGGCCTCCCGGTCCTGGGCCGGGCGGTCGAGCTGCCCAACTTCCACTTCGCCGTCTCGCACAGCGGCGCGACCCTGAGCGTGCACGCCGGTGACCTGGTCGCGGCCGAGGTGCTCGGCGCCGACCACGCCGACGCCCTGGCCGCGTTCCGGTTCGAGCGGCTCGGCCCGGCGGCCCGGTGA
- a CDS encoding cation:proton antiporter domain-containing protein, with product MHADLIGFGAIVLIAGLVARAGRRMGLPSIPFYMLTGIVLGPATPGPVLIEHPEDLALLASIGLVLLLFNLGVEFPVQQVFGSGKRLFIAAGCSIGLNVGAGLAFGFSLGWGTSEAFVIAGALGISSSAIATKLLIELRRLANAETPIILGIIVIEDLFLAFYLALLSPILAGASSPAEIAMHIGMSFGYLLLLVLVARWGARAVGWLIGSHEDELLAILMVGLVVLVAGLSAEVGVSDAIGALMIGLVVARTAVRERVERLVLPLRDVFAAIFFVAFGLSIDVGAFGSVAVPVAIAVLITIVVNIASGLVTGSLFGFNQRGASNVGLTVLGRGEFSLILASLALAAGLNPRIGPFVALYVLILAVLSPMFAAQSRYLARVIPDQLLRSRWRYVREETMSTACSHGDRIHITETDTENCAQCVEAGEGWEHLRLCLTCGAVGCCDDSANKHATAHFEETGHPLIRSIEPREDWRYCYVDGTLVREPIGPRPSAES from the coding sequence ATGCACGCTGATCTGATCGGGTTCGGTGCCATAGTCCTGATCGCCGGGCTGGTGGCCCGCGCGGGGCGCCGGATGGGGCTGCCCAGCATCCCGTTCTACATGCTCACCGGAATCGTGCTCGGGCCGGCCACGCCCGGTCCGGTGCTGATCGAACATCCCGAGGACCTGGCCCTGCTGGCCTCCATCGGCCTGGTGCTGCTGCTGTTCAACCTCGGGGTCGAATTCCCGGTCCAGCAGGTGTTCGGCAGCGGGAAGCGGCTCTTCATCGCCGCCGGCTGCTCCATCGGTCTGAACGTCGGCGCCGGCCTGGCCTTCGGGTTCAGCCTCGGCTGGGGCACCTCGGAAGCCTTCGTGATCGCCGGCGCGCTCGGCATCTCGTCGTCGGCGATCGCCACCAAGCTGCTCATCGAACTGCGCCGGCTGGCCAACGCCGAGACCCCGATCATCCTCGGCATCATCGTGATCGAGGACCTGTTCCTCGCCTTCTACCTGGCCCTGCTCTCCCCGATCCTGGCCGGCGCCAGCTCGCCGGCGGAGATCGCCATGCACATCGGGATGAGCTTCGGCTACCTGCTGTTGCTGGTGCTGGTGGCCAGGTGGGGTGCCCGGGCCGTCGGCTGGCTGATCGGCAGCCACGAGGACGAACTGCTCGCGATTCTGATGGTCGGCCTGGTGGTGCTGGTGGCCGGGCTGTCGGCCGAGGTCGGCGTCTCCGACGCGATCGGCGCACTGATGATCGGCCTCGTCGTCGCCCGGACCGCCGTACGGGAACGGGTGGAACGACTGGTACTGCCGCTCCGGGACGTCTTCGCCGCGATCTTCTTCGTGGCCTTCGGGCTCAGTATCGACGTCGGCGCGTTCGGGTCGGTGGCGGTGCCGGTGGCGATCGCCGTGCTGATCACCATCGTCGTCAACATCGCCTCCGGGCTCGTCACCGGCTCGCTCTTCGGCTTCAACCAGCGGGGGGCGAGCAACGTCGGGCTGACCGTACTCGGCCGGGGCGAGTTCTCGCTGATCCTGGCCTCCCTGGCGCTGGCCGCCGGGCTGAACCCCCGGATCGGGCCGTTCGTCGCGCTGTACGTGCTGATCCTGGCGGTGCTCAGCCCGATGTTCGCGGCCCAGTCCCGCTACCTCGCCCGGGTGATCCCGGACCAGCTCCTCCGGTCCCGCTGGCGGTACGTCCGCGAGGAGACGATGAGCACCGCCTGCTCGCACGGCGACCGGATCCACATCACCGAGACCGACACCGAGAACTGCGCGCAGTGCGTGGAGGCCGGCGAGGGCTGGGAACACCTCCGCCTCTGCCTGACCTGCGGCGCGGTCGGCTGCTGCGACGACTCCGCCAACAAGCACGCGACGGCCCACTTCGAGGAGACCGGGCACCCGCTGATCCGGTCGATCGAACCGCGCGAGGACTGGCGGTACTGCTACGTCGACGGAACGCTGGTCCGCGAGCCGATCGGCCCCCGCCCGAGCGCCGAGTCCTGA
- a CDS encoding VOC family protein — protein MGSVWENLVVDATDPARLARWWAEALGYQIVNELPDEVEIRRSPDVLPGLVFVPVPGGKETKNRLHIDLRPADQEAEIERLVNMGARHVDVGQSPDDTWTVLADPEGNEFCVLAQRS, from the coding sequence ATGGGCAGCGTGTGGGAGAACCTGGTGGTCGACGCCACCGATCCGGCACGGTTGGCGCGGTGGTGGGCGGAGGCGCTCGGCTACCAGATCGTCAACGAGTTGCCGGACGAGGTGGAGATCCGCCGGTCCCCGGACGTGCTGCCGGGCCTGGTCTTCGTACCGGTACCGGGCGGCAAGGAGACAAAGAACCGCCTGCACATCGATCTCCGCCCCGCCGACCAGGAGGCCGAGATCGAGCGACTGGTCAACATGGGCGCCCGGCACGTCGACGTCGGGCAGTCCCCGGACGACACCTGGACGGTCCTGGCCGACCCGGAGGGCAACGAATTCTGCGTTCTCGCCCAGCGGAGTTGA
- a CDS encoding NAD(P)/FAD-dependent oxidoreductase: MTQPSGLTFVIVGASLAGAKAAETLRAEGFVGRIVLVGEEIERPYERPPLSKGHLLGTEPREKAFVHDADWYGQQRVELLLGRRATDLDPESRTLTLDGSEPLRYDKLLLATGSRVRTLDVPGADLPEVRYLRGIEHSDELGAALRSGGPVVVVGAGWIGLEVAAAARTHGCPVTVVEKDELPLRQVLGAEVAAIYRDLHLAHGVDFRFGAGVREFGARGGRLTGVVLDDGTELPADLVLVGVGIRPATELAEAAKLEVDDGIVVDAALRTADPDIYACGDVAAAYHPLLAARLRVEHWSNARNGGPAAARSMLGQPVEYDRIPYFFTDQYTDTPSLGMEYRGHVGPDGYDRVVFRGDPSIRPTADPEFVAFWLRAGRVLAAMNVNRWDDGEPLEALVRAGHQGRSVDPDRLADPEVPLTDLLR, translated from the coding sequence ATGACGCAACCGAGTGGACTTACCTTCGTGATCGTCGGTGCCTCGCTGGCCGGAGCGAAGGCCGCCGAGACACTTCGCGCGGAGGGCTTCGTCGGCCGGATCGTGCTGGTCGGTGAGGAGATCGAGCGACCGTACGAACGACCGCCGCTGTCCAAGGGCCATCTGCTCGGGACGGAGCCGAGGGAGAAGGCCTTCGTGCACGACGCGGACTGGTACGGCCAGCAGCGGGTCGAACTGCTGCTGGGGCGTCGGGCCACCGACCTCGATCCGGAGTCCCGGACGCTCACCCTGGACGGCTCCGAGCCGCTGCGCTACGACAAGCTGCTGCTCGCCACCGGTTCCCGGGTCCGGACCCTCGACGTACCCGGTGCCGACCTGCCCGAGGTCCGTTACCTGCGCGGGATCGAGCACTCGGACGAGCTGGGCGCCGCGCTGCGCTCCGGCGGGCCGGTGGTGGTCGTCGGCGCCGGCTGGATCGGCCTGGAGGTGGCTGCCGCCGCCCGTACGCACGGCTGCCCGGTCACCGTGGTGGAGAAGGACGAGCTTCCGCTGCGCCAGGTTCTCGGTGCGGAGGTGGCGGCGATCTACCGCGACCTGCACCTGGCCCACGGGGTGGACTTCCGGTTCGGCGCCGGGGTACGCGAGTTCGGTGCGCGGGGCGGCCGGCTGACCGGTGTGGTGCTGGACGACGGAACGGAACTCCCCGCCGATCTGGTGCTGGTCGGGGTGGGCATCCGGCCGGCCACCGAGCTGGCCGAGGCGGCCAAGCTGGAGGTGGACGACGGGATCGTGGTCGACGCCGCGCTGCGGACCGCCGATCCCGACATCTACGCCTGCGGTGACGTCGCCGCCGCGTACCATCCGCTGCTGGCGGCCCGGTTGCGGGTCGAGCACTGGTCGAACGCCCGCAACGGTGGCCCGGCCGCGGCCCGGTCGATGCTCGGCCAGCCGGTCGAGTACGACCGCATCCCGTACTTCTTCACCGACCAGTACACCGACACCCCGTCGCTCGGCATGGAGTACCGGGGCCACGTCGGGCCGGACGGTTACGACCGGGTGGTGTTCCGGGGTGATCCGTCGATCCGCCCGACGGCCGATCCGGAGTTCGTCGCGTTCTGGCTGCGTGCCGGCCGGGTGCTGGCCGCGATGAACGTGAACCGCTGGGACGACGGCGAGCCGCTGGAGGCGCTGGTCCGGGCCGGCCACCAGGGCAGGTCCGTCGACCCGGACCGGTTGGCCGATCCCGAGGTGCCGCTGACCGACCTGCTGCGCTGA
- a CDS encoding alkaline phosphatase D family protein: protein MRKINRRIFVLGGLGAVGAVAVPMKSALAAAPYPFKLGVASGEPAPDSVVLWTRLAPSPLNADGQGGMANADVTVEWQVSANERFSTLVASGSVAARFADAHSVHVIAGGLAPDADYFYRFRAQGHVSPVGRTRTAPATGSFGRDLVMAFASCAHYESGYYTAYRRLAEDNPGLVLHLGDYLYEDATSAGSVREHAGAEIVSLADYRRRYAQYKSDPDLQAAHAAAPWLLVPDDHEVENNYAGTVRENNTPSLTAAQWTARRTAAYRAYYENLPLRPSSAPVGNSISLYRRIRWGQLATFHMLDTRQFRDDQACGDGRKVCADADLPSRSLTGAAQEAWLLDGLAQHYGTWDIMGQQVFFARQLDAAGAASMDSWDGYRASRSRVQQGWTQRAVRNPVVLTGDVHQAWANNLKADYANPASATIGTELVCTSISSGGNGSADTAIPNGSVNPHIRFFSNRRGYVRTTIGRTQLRADFRAVASVTEHGAPVSTVGSFVIADGQPGLQSV from the coding sequence ATGAGGAAGATCAATCGCCGCATCTTCGTCCTGGGTGGACTCGGGGCCGTCGGTGCCGTGGCGGTCCCGATGAAGAGCGCCCTGGCCGCGGCCCCCTACCCATTCAAGCTGGGCGTGGCCTCCGGTGAACCAGCACCGGACAGCGTCGTCCTGTGGACCCGGCTCGCCCCGTCGCCGCTGAACGCCGACGGGCAGGGCGGGATGGCCAACGCCGACGTGACCGTCGAGTGGCAGGTCTCGGCCAACGAACGGTTCAGCACGCTGGTCGCCTCGGGTTCGGTCGCGGCCCGGTTCGCCGACGCGCACTCGGTGCACGTGATCGCCGGTGGGCTCGCTCCGGACGCCGACTACTTCTACCGGTTCCGGGCCCAGGGGCACGTCTCGCCGGTCGGACGTACCCGGACCGCACCGGCGACCGGCAGCTTCGGCCGGGACCTGGTGATGGCCTTCGCCTCCTGCGCGCACTACGAGTCGGGCTACTACACGGCGTACCGCCGGTTGGCCGAGGACAACCCCGGCCTCGTCCTGCACCTCGGCGACTACCTCTACGAGGACGCCACCTCCGCCGGCTCGGTACGCGAACACGCCGGCGCCGAGATCGTCTCGCTGGCCGACTACCGCCGCCGGTACGCCCAGTACAAGTCCGACCCGGACCTCCAGGCGGCACACGCGGCGGCACCCTGGCTGCTGGTCCCGGACGACCACGAGGTGGAGAACAACTACGCCGGCACGGTACGGGAGAACAACACCCCATCGCTGACCGCCGCACAGTGGACCGCCCGGCGTACGGCGGCGTACCGGGCGTACTACGAGAACCTGCCGCTGCGGCCGAGTTCGGCACCGGTCGGCAACAGCATCTCGCTGTACCGCCGGATCCGCTGGGGCCAGCTCGCCACCTTCCACATGCTCGACACCCGGCAGTTCCGCGACGACCAGGCCTGTGGGGACGGGCGGAAGGTCTGCGCCGACGCGGACCTGCCGAGCCGTAGCCTGACCGGTGCCGCCCAGGAGGCGTGGCTGCTCGACGGCCTGGCCCAGCACTACGGCACCTGGGACATCATGGGTCAGCAGGTCTTCTTCGCCCGGCAGCTCGACGCGGCCGGGGCGGCCAGCATGGACTCCTGGGACGGCTACCGCGCCTCCCGGTCCCGGGTGCAGCAGGGGTGGACCCAGCGCGCCGTCCGCAACCCGGTGGTGCTGACCGGCGACGTCCACCAGGCCTGGGCGAACAACCTGAAGGCCGACTACGCCAACCCGGCGTCGGCGACCATCGGCACCGAGCTGGTGTGCACCTCGATCTCCTCCGGCGGCAACGGGTCCGCCGACACGGCGATCCCGAACGGCAGCGTCAACCCGCACATCCGGTTCTTCTCCAACCGGCGTGGCTATGTGCGTACCACGATCGGCCGGACCCAGCTCCGGGCCGACTTCCGGGCGGTGGCCAGTGTCACCGAGCACGGCGCCCCGGTTTCCACGGTCGGTTCGTTCGTCATCGCCGATGGCCAGCCCGGCCTCCAGTCCGTCTGA
- a CDS encoding LacI family DNA-binding transcriptional regulator — MVRRATIGDVATYAGVSTATVSRVLNGGAVAEPTAGRVREAVARLAYTPNALTRSIFAGHSSTIGVVIRDLTSPFYLDLIRGIDEVAAANDSLVLFTNTFRQVDREVAQVRAMDEQRVRGLIMTTGETADSRTRRMAESGAPCVVVARTVPDPPPGVHSVSLDNVAAGRLMATHLTGHGRTSVGVVTAGRRPSQLERTAGLRQALAELGLPLPEEAVTVAESETEVGDAVGSLLAWARSRDRPLDAVVCTTGRLTVAVHSALTGRGVAIPDDVAFLTMDDFAWAPALGISVIAQPSYQMGRRAAELVVERPDEPVTLILAPTLVARASCGEGPGAVPPGQREHGGG, encoded by the coding sequence ATGGTGAGGCGAGCGACCATCGGCGACGTCGCCACGTACGCCGGCGTCTCCACGGCCACGGTCTCCCGGGTACTCAACGGTGGCGCGGTCGCCGAACCGACGGCCGGGCGGGTACGGGAGGCGGTCGCCCGGCTGGCGTACACCCCCAATGCGCTCACCCGGAGCATCTTCGCCGGGCACTCCAGCACGATCGGAGTCGTCATCCGGGACCTGACCAGCCCCTTCTACCTCGATCTGATCCGTGGCATCGACGAGGTCGCCGCCGCCAACGACAGTCTCGTGCTGTTCACCAACACGTTCCGCCAGGTCGACCGGGAGGTCGCCCAGGTACGGGCGATGGACGAGCAGCGGGTCCGGGGGCTGATCATGACGACCGGCGAGACGGCCGACAGTCGTACCCGGCGGATGGCCGAGAGCGGCGCGCCGTGCGTGGTCGTCGCGCGTACCGTGCCGGACCCGCCGCCCGGGGTGCACTCGGTCAGCCTGGACAACGTCGCGGCCGGTCGGCTGATGGCCACGCACCTGACCGGGCACGGCCGGACGTCGGTCGGGGTCGTCACCGCCGGGCGCCGGCCCTCCCAGCTCGAACGCACGGCGGGACTGCGGCAGGCGCTCGCCGAACTCGGTCTGCCGCTGCCCGAGGAGGCGGTGACCGTCGCGGAGAGCGAGACGGAGGTGGGCGATGCCGTGGGCTCGCTGCTCGCGTGGGCCCGGAGCCGCGACCGGCCGCTGGACGCGGTCGTCTGCACCACCGGCCGGCTCACCGTCGCCGTCCACTCGGCGCTGACCGGCCGGGGCGTCGCGATCCCCGACGACGTCGCGTTCCTGACGATGGACGACTTCGCCTGGGCTCCCGCGCTCGGGATCAGCGTGATCGCCCAGCCGTCGTACCAGATGGGCCGGCGGGCGGCCGAACTCGTCGTCGAACGCCCCGACGAGCCGGTCACCCTGATCCTCGCGCCGACACTGGTGGCCCGGGCCTCGTGCGGCGAGGGCCCCGGGGCGGTGCCCCCGGGACAGCGCGAACACGGCGGCGGATGA
- a CDS encoding SDR family NAD(P)-dependent oxidoreductase, which yields MNPRTFVVDGGTSGLGMEVARILAPEHRVVVLGNLPDEVSRARDELGCDGIVCDVSRSEQVRDTLAEVVVRYGPIDGLAHCAAMWAGGRLEELSPEMIRQAVEVNVLGTAFLFHEALIRMREQGYGNIVYVSALATDVPRPGIPLYRATKSFGTSLVESLAEAQGTNSIKVMEIHPGPMHTKLQERVGADFLDTIFALPEQVATEVVRLLLLGADDLYVSGQKVLRADGRW from the coding sequence ATGAACCCCAGGACATTCGTGGTGGACGGCGGCACCAGCGGGCTCGGGATGGAGGTGGCCCGGATCCTCGCCCCCGAGCACCGGGTGGTCGTTCTCGGCAACCTGCCGGACGAGGTGTCCCGGGCCCGGGACGAGTTGGGCTGCGACGGCATCGTCTGCGACGTGTCCCGCAGCGAGCAGGTCCGGGACACCCTGGCCGAGGTCGTCGTCCGGTACGGCCCGATCGACGGCCTGGCCCACTGCGCCGCGATGTGGGCCGGCGGCCGGTTGGAGGAACTCTCCCCGGAGATGATCCGCCAGGCGGTCGAGGTGAACGTGCTCGGCACCGCGTTCCTGTTCCACGAGGCGCTGATCCGGATGCGGGAACAGGGGTACGGCAACATCGTCTACGTCAGCGCGCTGGCGACCGACGTGCCCCGGCCCGGCATCCCGCTCTACCGGGCCACGAAGAGCTTCGGCACCAGCCTGGTCGAGTCGTTGGCCGAGGCGCAGGGGACGAACAGCATCAAGGTGATGGAGATCCATCCCGGCCCGATGCACACCAAGCTCCAGGAACGGGTCGGTGCCGACTTCCTCGACACGATCTTCGCGCTGCCCGAGCAGGTGGCGACCGAGGTGGTCCGGCTGTTGCTGCTCGGGGCCGACGATCTCTACGTCTCGGGGCAGAAGGTGCTACGCGCCGACGGACGTTGGTAA